Below is a genomic region from Erigeron canadensis isolate Cc75 chromosome 7, C_canadensis_v1, whole genome shotgun sequence.
TATGTTGATTATAGTCGTGGTGTTCCAAGAGTTCTTGGGTTACTAGCGGTTTCAAGAGGGATTGGAGATCAAAGTCTTAAGCAATGGATAACGGCTGAACCTGAATCAAATTTCTTTAAAATCGTGCCTGAATTTGAGTTCTTGATTATGGCTTCGGATGGGTTGTGGGACAAAGTGAGCAATCAAGAAGCAATCGATTTAGCCCGCTCCTTTTGTGTGGGCAATGATAAGTTACAACCCGCTTTGGCTTGCAAGAAACTGGTCGAACTTTCGGTATCTAGAGGATCCGTTGATGATGCTAGTGTGATGATAGTTCAATTGGGCCAGTTTTGTTGATGCTTGTTGATCGATAATGACAGTTTTTGGATTTATTCGATTAACACGCTTCACTCTTTATTTGTTACATTCGATTGTATGTAGTATACTATTGGTAGATATTTCCACATCAACTAAAAGTATGaataattattgtattattttcTGTAGGGATGAACTGATAATATGTAAACATTATAATGGTGATGTGTATTGAATTtttgtgtatttgtgtgtgcGCGCATATTATAGCTTCTTGTcatctttgaaaaaggtttgaAGGAATTTGTTCAGGTTGTTGAGCATCCTTATGTTCGGTCTTTACCCATCTAGCTCAAAGTCTTGTCTCTTGTTCTAATTAATAAAGCATTTTCTAGGTCGGCTTATAGtaatagaaatttttttagttaCTACGTTAATGGTGGAACTTGTTCTTTAGAGGAAGAGAACAGAGAAGATGAGCTATAGTTGGGCAAGTTGGCAACTTAtagtattatttaataataataataaccccTATAGGATTTTAAAGTTACACTTTTAGCCTATAATATTGTAACATGTTTATATAAGGTCCTAAACTTAGTTATAGTTATAgatatctaacttttttttgtttgttaccTTAATagttaaaataacaaaaaccgCCCCATCTTTCTTatacaatttatttcattatcatatatattttattttaacttttaataatggTACAATACAATTCTACATAGTTAAAATTACTTAAGTCTTATTTACAAAATAGAATGTGTCTAAATCGGCTATTgagttaatgattaatttaaagttttgaaaGCAAACTTTCAGTTAATATAAATTATGacacaatttataaaaaatttacatcaagaaatgaacatatttttgACCACCTCGCTCAAGGCATTTAAACCTTTTATGTTGGCACTTGTTTATGTTTGATAATTATTTGGCACACCCGGACGAAAGATCCTGGCTCCACCACTGCCCACCACAACACTGTTGTCGCCACAATCACTGCCGTATTTCATGGGTACCGTGTTAGTAAGATAAATGATAAaaacagtaataataatagGAGTAAAATTATAAATAGATTTTCGTCGAAGTAAACAAGAAACAAATATGATGGAAACAAACAGGAAGGTGCAActcaaataaacaaaacaaaaacacttCCAAACACACGGTGAATCTCGGGCCCACACCGTATATTACTTCCAAAACCCACCCTATAAATAAACACACCCCACCCACATCACAATTTATCcactaaacacacacacacacattaaaTTTCCAAACGTTTATACATACGTACGcgcaaacaaacaaaaaacttttttaaagaaaaacgaaaaaaatttttaaaaaatgattaacATTGTTGTTCCAAACTCACCGGTATTCTCACCATCATCTTCTTTTCGTTATAAATCATCATCGCCGGAATGTTTACCTTCTCCGGTAACGGTCAAGCTCCGGCATGCATCAGCAAGTAGCGCGCTTGTTAAAGATTGTAACGAAATAAGACGACCCAATACTACTAGCAATTCTAGTAGTACTACGACGgatccaaaaagaaaaagacaattGAAGCTGGACATCCCGGTTGTGTCTTCCGGTTGGCTAACGTCTTCGTTGCGGGCGGTGGAGGACCCGTGGAAGGAAGTGGAGGTTGACGGAGATGGGTTTTCGGTTTATTGTAAGAAAGGAGCTAGAGATGTTATGGAAGATCGGTTTAAATCTTTTGTTGAATGTAATGGACAAGATAATAAAAAGGTACGTCCACATgcagttttttcatttttattacttatatataatatggttTAGATTTTGCATGTGTGAAATTTGTAAAGTGAAAATAACAAATTAACCACAAAGGTTTTGTGACTTTGTCGCAACACTTGCATTCTTGTAATGAATCTGGGCAACCATAAAGCGGGTGATTGTCATTGGGGTGATAGCGGTGTGGTTAGAGAGTTTTCTATTTTGTGGTTTTTTTCAAGGGAGCCAAGGGTCGAATCCTGACACATGTAAATGTTGGATGGGGCCCTTAGCAACGCTAGCTATACTCCATAGAGAGCAAACTCTTAATTTAGGCCGTTGACAGAATTCAAACCCCTCGTGGATGCACCAAAGTTGATCGAGGGTGTTAGCCATTTTCCGTTTtaccattataaaaaaaaaaaaaagcgggTGGTAATTAATTGTCTAGGGATTAGTGTTGTCAAATTAGTCGGATACATagtattaagaaattaaaaaaaacaaaaaaaaaacatacgcgGTATTGGATTTAAAAAGTGTATCTTAAGAGTTAACTATTCGCCAATTCGatttaaaaaaagagttaacTATTCTAGTCGAGTTAATTAAGTAGAGGAAAAGGACTTGAGTTTGATGAATGTGCATTAACCATAATTGTATTCTAGTTAAAGCTTAGAAAAATTTGTTATTGTTGGCCAAGCTCGTGCATGATATTAAGCTCGTTTATATGATGAGTTTTTTAATGATGAGAATTAATTGTTAATAACATATACTATCAAGTTAGCAGTAACTCTAGACAGCGGTTGAAATAATTAGGTCTAATATTTGGTTTATATACCTTTTCAGGCATTCTTTGGTGTTTTTGATGGTCATGGAGGATCAAAAGCAGCTGAATTTGCAGCAgaaaatctttataaaaatattctAGCTGAAGTTGAAATAATGGGCGAAGTTAATATAATTGAAGCAATCAAACAAGGTTACATCAACACAGATTCACAATTTCTGGATCTAAATACCGTTGGCGGATCATGTTGTTTAACCGCCATTGTTAGAGACCGCAATCTTGTTGTATCAAACGCAGGTGATTGTCGCGCTGTGGTAAGCAATGGAGGCACCGCCATGCCTCTCACCTCTGACCACCGCCCTTCAAGACAAGACGAGAAGCAAAGAATCGAATCACTAGTAAGTCACTTATATAATACAATGTGGATCATTTTATTGACTAGTGATTACTAACACATATGTATATGGTTAATATTGTAGGGTGGGTATGTTGATTATATTCGTGGTGTTCCAAGAGTTCTTGGGTCACTAGCGGTTTCAAGAGGGATTGGAGATCAAAGCCTTAAGCAATGGATAACGGCTGAACCtgaatcaaatatttttaatattgtgCCTGAATTTGAGTTCTTGATTATGGCTTCGGATGGGTTGTGGGAAAAAGTGAGCAATCAAGAAGCAATCGATTTAGCCCGCCCCTTTTGTGTGGGCAATGATAAGTTACAACCCGCTTTGGCTTGCAAGAAACTGGTTGAACTTTCGCTATCTAGAGGATCCATTGATGATGCTAGTGTGATGATAGTTCAATTGGGCCAGTTTTGTTGatgctagtatatatagtttttaaatcCTATTAATTTGACTAGATTTATTTGATTCATTAACACAATTATATTCATTCAATATTTGTTTCATTCGATTGTATATAGGTACAACACTTGTTCGTAGATAGTTAAGTTGATCATAATgatagttttttgttttcaagtAAATACTTGTGGTTTTTATGGTGATAAGGAGTGTCTGACTGTGACCAAGAAAAGTGGTGTAATAGAAGATGATATtgtcattgttattattatgtggaaaattaatgattaattttgtTATGCGAAATATTACTGCGTGATCAATGGTATAGTTTAGTATAGATTCAACGGTTTTCATAGATATAGTTAAACATAACACTAGAATTTTGGATGTCTTGTAAAAGGCTCTTGGGGCTGGTAACCTTGCTAGCTCAATGCCTCAATAGAACAATCAATCACCAGGACCGTCTCCGAGAATGCTTAAAAAATATTGGGCccaaggcaaaaagaaaaaatgggcCCCTGAAATTATAGTCGATAAATTCATTAAGTATTATACCTCCGCGATAAGAAAATTCGTATCGATCAactgtaatattttttaattatgtatagCATAAAAGAAAATTTCTAAAAAACTACAATGATGTATCCGATTGAAATTCTTTGGTAAAGTTTAATGATGAGTGTCCAAATATGTGTTTATGAGTCCAGGAGAAAAAGTTCAGACACATAAGACTATAAGATGATTTAACCAAATTGGCCCCCAAAACCAATGGGCCCTCGGCCCAAGCCTATGTTGCCTATGCTAAGAGCCGGCCTTGTCAATCACATATGACACTTTCTCATGTGTTTTTGTGAGAACTAAACTTAGCAAAACTACAATGCTCAAAAATACATTCAAACTCTTCAAACTAACGCAAGTCTACCGAGTCTTCCTTCCAACGATACTCAATCTGATCAGTGTATTCATTACCATCATATACTCGACACTCCACCTGAATGAGGCGACAGGGACACTTTCCATTCAAGGCTCCATAATGTCCAATCTTTGCTAAGGTTAAATTAAACTAAGGGCTTGTGTGTAACTCTGCAGGCCTGCACGCTCCACATTCGGGGTACAACGTGACTCTGATGCCACTTCTTAGGACCAAAAACTTAACCCAAAACAATTCATATGATATAAGCCCAAAAAAGGTTCCATTTTAAGACCAGTGTGATTGACTAACCCATTACTTGACATATCACATACTGTATATACTAACATTTGTTAATTCCTACATTTACTAACACAACAGAACGATTAACAGATCCCTCTCAAATCGAATAATTTTGTAGGTAAGGATTCTTCTGATAAGCATATCTTTAACTTTTCAAGTCCTTTATTTAATTACCCATCTGGAAGTCTTATCTCTTGTTCTAAATAAGCATTTTCAAGGTCGGGTTAATTAGGTCATTTTATGGGTTGTTTGGAGATTGAATGATATGATGGTGCTACTGATCATGTGAATTTGGAGTGGAAATTAAGAAGCAATTGGGTGATATGTTTTTTTACAATTCAATCAAAACCAGTTAGTTAATTGGACTTCTAATTAAGGGTGCATCAAGAGTTAGTTTCAGAAACTAGGGaaattattataaagtatataaatgaaattattCCCCTGTCtcaaaaaaacttaaataaaacgCCCCTAATTTCAATTCATGACTGGTTTAGGTCAAACAACATTAGGGCGGGTCGTTCATTTGACATCAAGACTCATGAGATTCATTTGACATCCAGACCATTTGACTTTTCTTAAACAAAATGTCAACCCAATTTTGGTCGGTTGCTATGTATATTAATTTGAGGGAAGATATACGGACTCATATGTATGTAGCTTCAATTCGGTACTTTGAATGTACCCATTTGTTCTAATATTGTAGAATGTAGATTCGTAGGTTGCATAAATCATGTCTCATACAATTGTCAATCAACTAATAATGCATGTTTTTCATACTCTGTTTGATTTTGTGTACACGAGatctatataaatatcaatttaCAAGATTTGCTATATCGTACAATTAGTTGTCTCCTTATCGTTTATACTTATGTAATACAACACAGCTTATATGTTGTGTTTGCCTTGAAcatgattattattgtttgttACTAATTTCGAATCCACGAGGAATCCATTACTTGGGTTAAGCGTATCAAGTCACAATGCAAAGAATAACTATATATGTTGGTTATGAATGTTAAAAAACATGCAAGTAAAGTGTTGTGGTATTTCAAGTGATATTACAAAGAAAGCGCATGCGATACGTATTAGAAAATGATGCtcatattttgttttctttctcgatcaaaaacaaaatagtaAATTGTTCAACAAGTTAATTAGTAAAATTGTTCTTCACATGATTTCAACCATATAATTTCTGAAAGTTATATACATAggaaaaatgatccgtactgtagactttacctaagctaaagtactgccacattaaaaaatGTGACATATTAaatctttgaatttaataaacatacataatccccccctgctttacctaaaataggtactgcatgttttacctaatctTTCCCCATATACATTATCCGCTTAAATATTTTAGATATcgaatataaaatttttttttgtaaatgatATATCAGTTGAtgataaaaagataataatatgtaattaaaaataacatatattcaTCCACTAAAGTGATATGATATGCACTAAACATTTTTTCAGTCATATATATAGACGACATTGAAGAGTTTcatacaaagttaaacatgtgtATTACTATGTACGTAgccaaaaaatattttagaagtatctttttcatttcataCAACTTGTAATAGATAAAGAAAAGTACACGAGTTACCGTTTATTCTTAAGTTATTAGTTGTGTGCATGGTTTAAGGCATGATTGTGGAATCATACTTGTTAGTACTTTGACATCATACCACCATGAGTGGCCAATAACAACGCAAGTGTGCGGCCCTTTTATATATCATCAACTAATAATTGCATTAAAAGATAGATaacaattaaatatatttagagGTGTCTCGTACTAATTGGACACGTTAATTTGGCCAAATAATCTTTGTCTATGCAATTAACCAGATTTTCATAGTGCAACGGGTTTTTCCGGGAACAAAAGATGTAGAAATTGgactattttatttaaacttttaaagcCACAAAGATGTAAAACGTGAACTATATAAAAGAACCGTGTGAACATTGCAACGCCATAAACATGTTTTTGTCCGTTCGTTCAATTTATCAATCCAGATaccaataaataaatacatggacATACAATTGTATTCATATTCGTCATTTTAGTTAGttcatatttgtatatttaactaaatgaacatgtatttttgtttacatTCGTTCATTTAGCatcattaatatattttcatctaCGCTACCTCCACATTAATGATTCAATCACaatatcaatcctttattttttaaatatctacATTAACCATTTACTCGATACCTCATCTATCACCTACAATCaccccaccaccacatcgtTGTCGGCACGACCACCGTCGCGTTGtacgggtaacgtgctagtttgtatgcatatatatttataaaatctttacatttaaaagtgtaaattttttctAAACAATCTCTCATTTACAAGTTATTAAGTTATCTCAAAATTTCACACTTAAAGGTGTAAAGAATAATCTCAAATCCTCCCATTTGGAGGTGTGAGAAATTAACTCAAAATTTTTGCATTTTGAGGTAtgaaaaacaacataaaagtaatCACACCTATAGAAGTGTGAGAAAttactttaaattttaacaGTTAGAATTGTGAGGTAATCACATTTTAAATTGTAAActctcttttctaattttgtggCACCTATTTTCCTGATACATCAACCAAATACGAACTTTAaatttttacacatttataagtgtttatatatgatataaaaattgtTAACATATGAATACTTTGTTGGAGTGTAGTACTCACTCCTCACCGTCATTCACTATTTGAGTAAGCTCCATAAGCGTCCAAAATTTTAATGATCTACAaagaattattttattaattcaatcatCTAGCAACAATGTCTTCAGAAAAGTTAAAGCTACATGTATATTCCCCCCGTCTCATATTAAGTGTCCTAGTTTGATTTTTTGAgcatttttctttcaattttgaccacaaatatttttgtttgttttatataacatttgatataatatatatgaatcgattgagttttaaacgtatttttcattgatataactttcatcaactaatatataatatatccaaagatatttacagtcaaaatcgaaaaagaaaaaaaattgaccaatcaaaataagataattaaaatgggacggaaaaaaaatactattataACTAGGATATATATTGACCACAAGGAACCAAAACAAAAGGTTTACATATAAAAGAAGATGGATGATGGCGTAATGTGGGGAAATAAGATAAGGTATGGTTAAATTATGTTAAGATCGAGATGCATGAATAGTACTCGTAATTGTTtgcataaacatatataaaatggtCCGAATGTGCATGCACCCAAACTGATCCTGACCACATGACTTATTATTGCCTTATCGGAACTCTTTTACCTAAATATTTGGACCCCAATTTCACTTGCTACCTCATTTATCTACTACAATGCACTATGGTGTCACCCTGTCCACATGAGTTCTTATTTTGGCTGGCGAAAAGTTAGAAAACTACATTATAGTTGCTATAGGATCATTTTGTATTCTTATTGTTTAAGGtatattatggcaaaatatGTGtcattgattttatttattagttGAAGTAAAACCTCGATAAGTTAGGCACGAGCACAGGTCGAAACCTGGCCCGACTCGTGAAAACCCGGAACCCAGCAATGCAACAAAATCCAACCCGTGACCGGCGCGTTACCCCATCGGGGCAATCATTTATGGTCGGGTTTGGGCGGATTCTCGGGTTTAAGGGTTGTTCATCAGCCTGGAACCCGACAATGCAACAAAATCTAACCTTTATAGGACACGTTTATCCTATCAAGCCGGTCATGTTCGGCTAGGCTTGGACCGGGTCTCGAGTTTTTGCGTTAAATTTTCTCtgtgtttaaattttttttttgtaagtttttaataGTTTGTcgccttttaaatttattttttaattttgacctctctaaatttttttttcctgtattaattaacaacaacaacaacaacaacaacaataataataataataataaactcaaAAATATACTTTCCATGGAGAGTGATTGGGCACGTCTCCAAGGCCATGTAAAAATTATGCTTAATCACAAAAAGACATCCACTACTTTTATACTACCCGAAATTCATCGTGTTCAATTACTTTGTGATATATATCCAGACTAATGTAACGGTCATGCAAGTGATAATGATCACACACTACACATAGATAGtagtaaaaattaaaagtttgtatCTAAATTAGAAAACTCGCCCTCAACCATTAGATAACTCGTTTAGATGgtttatttgataaataataaagaaGGGGAAAAAAGTATGTACACGCAGAGTGAGCAATTTATAACTTTATCACCAATGCGTCCTTAAAAGATCAGCCTTACCAGTAAAGATAAGTCAATGTTACCTGTATTTCATTTAAACACTTTTGTAAATATGTGATCAGTTTGTGCTTCAAATGTTAAAACAATAAAGAAATTTGTAGAGTAGATCAAGATGAGATAAAAAATTGTAAAGATTGGTAAAAATACGATGTAACAAATAATTTGACGAATAAAGACAAATATTTGATATGGTAATGTTATAAATCTGGTTAA
It encodes:
- the LOC122608435 gene encoding probable protein phosphatase 2C 2 yields the protein MINIVVPNSPVFSPSSSFRYKSSSPECLPSPVTVKLRHASASSALVKDCNEIRRPNTTSNSSSTTTDPKRKRQLKLDIPVVSSGWLTSSLRAVEDPWKEVEVDGDGFSVYCKKGARDVMEDRFKSFVECNGQDNKKAFFGVFDGHGGSKAAEFAAENLYKNILAEVEIMGEVNIIEAIKQGYINTDSQFLDLNTVGGSCCLTAIVRDRNLVVSNAGDCRAVVSNGGTAMPLTSDHRPSRQDEKQRIESLGGYVDYIRGVPRVLGSLAVSRGIGDQSLKQWITAEPESNIFNIVPEFEFLIMASDGLWEKVSNQEAIDLARPFCVGNDKLQPALACKKLVELSLSRGSIDDASVMIVQLGQFC